The genomic region ACAAATGGCCAAGAAGAGCTTTTGATTATAAGACAAGACTCAAgatatgtgaaaaagaaaatgatcaagATTAGTGAGAAGGCTCACTAATtttcactcgcttgcttttttctcgattcctttattctactcgggatttaattttttaaataccccagattttacaaagcacggcagtagaataaaaaactggagtttcttttcatacaaacttatttatttggatttttttatatttcaaattattgatacattcaaagagtataaaaagagctgctaccgatgctaaccgtgtcgagtcacactcaacatccgagtgcaaaaggttaaaactatACTATTGATATTTACTTgaaaattttctctaaaaattacaTTATCTGCTTTACTGGTTAATTTTCAAAAGAGTTacatttcataatataaaaagtgaaaaaactaTGATTTTTGTTATCTCACTACAAAGCCTTGACTTAATTCAGTTGAATTCCTGCCTTGGTATTAGTTGTGCAGCCTTGAGAAAATTACTTAGCCCCCTAaccctcactttcttcatctgtaaaatgaagaaataatagtaTCTACTGCAGGGGATGGTTTTAAGGCTTCCATGAGATGACAAATATAAATTGTTTAATTCAGAGCCTATATTACATAAAAAGAGCATTAAGTGTTTTTGTCTATGGTAGTGATGATGATCATCTTGAATATATTCACACTGAGGGAATCTTTCTTtcttagtttctattttttttacctctaccactgacaacagtgtggtgactgccaTGGAGAAGAGGATgaggggaagtagaagagggtgcagagggataaatggtgatggacaaagATTTGACTtgagatggtgaacacacaatacagtctATTggtgatgtgttgtagaattgtgcacctgaagcctgtgtaattttgttaaccagtgtctccacaataaattcatttaaaaaaataaaaagtattaaaaaatgtgaagtggcttaaaaagttgaaaataataaatacagttttatttgtctatttgttttatatatgccTCAGTTAAAACAAAATTGTGAGGCTTAATGTTATTTAAAGGGTTATTTTAGAGTTTACtcatatattctactagaggcctgaagcacgaaatttgtgcaagagtaggcctttcttcccccggctgccctgccagcactggcttccctctggcagctgggacccaggacccgggcttccctctggccttcggcaggcacctgggacacgggcttccctccggctccagctttgtctggaaggacgtccagaatgatgtccggtctaattagcatattccccttttattattatagataataatataaatatatttaaggttattttaCTTTACATATACTCTATATAACAGTATAAAGgtatatttaaggttattttaaatagaaaaaggagaaaggtaGAAATTTTACAAGCAGATGGAGCCAAAATAAAAGATGgcaaatttgtgcactagtgggttTGTACTAATCAAAAACTTAATGGAAAATAGGTGGTTCATTCAAAATAGGGTACTGTGAGGAGAGTTTATTTACAAAGGTGGGATTGCAAGTGAACCTTAAGGGATAATTGACTCACAGGGAAGTTTTGAGAGGAGGTGAGGTTGCTGGAACCCAGAAGAGAGAGTTCTATAGAGCAGGCTGCCTAGGGAGGTTCTCCAGTGGACCACAGTCCTCCGTCATGGGACAAAGTTCTTGTGGGGACAGATGAGGGAAATGAATATCCggaattttctcttcttcctccctcccatatTCAGCTGCCTCTTTCTAGTGACTGAAAAGAATTAGGAGCCAACGGGAATGACAGCTATTGATGTCATCCACATAGGCACATCCATCTTCAGGAGCAGAAGAGTGTGAAGTGTGGGGAGTGAACATATAGGGCATAGAGGACATTGAAATCTTAACTAGAATCCGAAACAAAAAGAGGGATAGACTCAGATACAAAATCCATGCTATCAACAAACAATTAAAACCATGtcgttttttttttctgggaacttTTCTAGTTTATTGCAATTGTAACATTCTATAAAACTGTCCAACTTCCTAAGTAGTTATCTGTTATATGAGATTGTTGGATATACATCAATTAAATTTGGGAAGCATCtggggaaaataataatttttgttttagaagTTGGCCCAATGTGTTCTTtctgaaagtaaataaaatagatagTAAAATGATCTGTAAAGGCAACTCTTAGATtgagataataaaatgttttcatttttgtcaagatttgtttttcattttctaccaTGAGTGCAAGCAGACTATGAAAAAATAGTTATAGACAATTGAGATAAGTTTAAAAGAAAGAGGACCAAAACATACTGATTTATCCCACTCCAAATTATTTACTAATATGTTAGAGAATATTCCAGAGGACTGAGATTCATGGTGGTGAAATTCAAGAGTAAAGCATCAAGAGTTGGCATTTTAAACCGAGCATGCACAGCTGGCCCATGAATGGTTCTtgttctaagacagtggtcggcaaactcattagtcaacagagccaaatatcaacagtacaatgattgaaatttcttttgagagccaaatttttaaacttaaactatataggtaggtacattgttattaacttaattagggtactcctaagctggcctttgctaaaaactcaaggggccaaagagccgcatgtggctcgtgagccacagtttgccgaccactgttctaagagaAGGTGAGGAAAAACTACAGGTCATTTTATACTGGTTTGACAGACCTTTCCCCAGAAAAGACTGTAACAGGCATCAGTGGTGGAAGCAGTATTCCCAGTATctgttttgatatattttttttttattgatttttttacagagaggaagagagagggatagagagttagaaacatcaatgagagagaaacatcgattagctgcctcctgcacaccccccactggggatgtgcccgcaaccaaggtacatgcccttgaccggaatcgaacctgggacccttgagtccgcaggccgacgctctatccactgagccaaaccggttttggctgttttgATATTTTGAAAGTCATATCTGACAAAAGACATAGCTAATACTGTCGAGATTTGTATTACTTTTTGGGGTAAAAGCTCTTTTATTTTGTAAGTATAATACTGAATGGAGGAGAAATGTAGTACTAGAGACATGGTCGCTAATACTACTAACAAGTTTTCATAATGTGTTTTTACAAATTTCATAGACAAATTACTGAAGCCTCATAACGATGCTGTGAGATGCTACCCTCCTTACAAGTTAGAAATGGGAAAACAGGGAGATAGAGACCATTTTCCAGATCACCAAAATCTCGTAAATTTATTCCCAAAATCAATCAGACATCTTGGTTaactaatttttaatgaatatcttTTGCATTTATGGTTAGCAcataacaaatatttgctgaggaatgaatgaatggtggcAGAACAAATGATACATCTGAGAAAACTGTGCTGGGTTTGTTTAGCTCCGGAGAATGTATGTTCCTGAAACAACACCCACAAATTTAGAGGGTGCACAGGGTGTCTTTccatgcaaattatttttatctctatggATGTGTTTGATGAGGTGGGAAAGTGGTGGCCCTGGCAGAGCAGTATAAGGAGCTCCTGGTGGCCCAGAAACTTGATGGCTGTCAGCACATGCCAGCTTGCTGAAGTCAGTTGTGAGTGGTGGTTCAAGGTTAAGTCCAGGTCTCCTGTTGCCTGGGAGGCCTGGAGGCCTAACCACCCATGATGGAAAGTCCTAAGAGCTACAGGCAGGCAAGAAGCTTCCTAACCTGAGGGCAGATGACCTCATACCTATTGTGTCAAAAGCCACAGGTCAGGTGACAGTTCAATAGCCTTGGGTATTTACCCTTAATGTCTTTTATATTGGGTCATCTGCAAACACAGTGATAAGCCAAGGTCATTGTTGGCCCTTTTTGGATCTTTGCACTAGAATTCTCTTAGGCTGTTGTCAGTGTGTATCCTTCCCACTTTGAGGCTGTTATAACCTTCCTCAGAAGAGTACAAAACAATTTGACACAGTTACTAGACTAACAGCAAGCCTGGTGGTGGTGACTCCCTTCTGCCTTTGTGAAGGGGCCTGTGGGGTCTACCCAAGCACCCAGTTTGCCTCCTGGGAATCCCTCTGCTCTTTTAAACATGGCTTCGGTGATAGAAATCTTTGAAGAGTTAAGAAAACAGATCAGTCTTCATTAATCCAAAACACTGTGTGTAAGGCCACCATTGTGGGTTCAAATATTCCTTCATGACTCTCTGACCAGGCTTCTGTAGTCTCAGGAGACACCTTGAGAATAAGACATTGCCTCCTTTACCGTGTTTAGCAAAGCCTGTTTGGGGAGTTCCCTGCCATAGTGGAGCTTTATAAAGCTCAATAGAACCCCTCAAATTCATTGCTGGGGCCCCTCTAACTCTAGTTTTAATGACAATGGCCACAACATGACAAAAACTTGTAAATATCCCACTAATTCCTCTGGGAAGACCTTGAACCCACATCAGACTCAGGAATACACTTTGGGCTCAATGCAGGCTCTAGACAGGAAATACTGCCACCAGACCTGAGGGTAGGATTCCAGGAACCTCACTTGAAACCTCTGCCAGATGGAGGACACCTTGATTCTGTGACACTTGGGGACTTGGTTTCCTTCATGGCATGAACTTGGGGTTTTGAGCTGAACAGATCTGGATTTGAAGCCTTCCACAGCCACTTAAGAGGAGCAGGGTTTTAGGCAAGTTCCTTAACTTCTCTCAGCATCAGCTTCCCATCTAAACTAGAGGTCATGATGCCTACCTTATAGGGTTGCTGAGGTGATTGTGTGCCCTGCAGAGAGGATTGGGGCAGATGGGCTCCCAAGGCATTCCTAACTATGAAGACAACTCCTGGATGCTTGCAGTGTCTTCATCTAAGTGCCCAGTGTTTCACTTATGTGGGCTCCTTGAGCCTCATAGTGGTCCATGCATGGCaacttgtaaataaaaatatgaagatacagAAGCACCACATAAGTCAGTGTCTGAAAGTGATCCTAAAAACTCCTAAAAAATAGATCACTGTTAGATGCAGATacgcattttattttgtttacttttaccATGTGCCTCTTTAGTACTTAATAAGCTGTGGCAGACTTTATTTACTAAACCAGTTTTACCTTGCTTTTCTGAAGAATGGACTTTCTGGTTTGAACTTTAGTTTTTCCTTCCTTATGTCATTTACTTAAAGAGAAGCTCATTTAATAGTTTTTAgttcattttcctctttaaaaataatcaaatgtccacataatcctttgtttttctcttctaaagcacatcatttttccttcatttttgtacagagagaggggaaaagtttAGGCATAAAAGATGGATGGGCCAATCATCCTAGGGGACTGGAGAAATTTGTAAATTTATCCCTGAAGGGAAATTATTTTGCCAGAATTCCtcaatttacataatttttgtgATATGACTTTGCAAACAGAAACACGAATCCATAGATGTGCTTGAAGTGAAACACCAAGAAACTGTAAGCAAGTGAACTAGAGGTGTTTGCTGGCTAGACATGCACagtggggggctggagggaaaaCCCTGTCCAGGGTTCTCTACTGATGGAAGGCAAGTCAGGCTAATGTGGTTCCGGTGCTCCTGCTGCAAAAGGATGGGAGGGTAGAGGATGAAGTATTTCAAAGCAACTGAGAAGAGGAGAAATGGGTCCTAAGGACTGGttcttatttacacattcattcttttattctcttATGTACCTATTATCTGTAGGAACTAACTGTGATACAGGTGAAAGGTTACTAAACAGATAGGGCTCTTGCCTTCCTGGAACAACATTCCAGGGTAAAGATGGGGCAACAaaccatttaaaacattttaattacagaTTGAGATAAATGTAAAGCATAAAATAAACCCAGAGAGCTATGATGGTTAACAACAATGGTGGGGGTGAGGCAGAAATGTATGTACTAGATAGGGAGATCAAGACAAATCTGAAAGGCAAAGTGATAAGCCCCTGCCGGCATCATTCTAAACCCTGCTGCAAAGTGGAcacaccccctcccttcctccctctgccagacCATAGCACTAGCCTCTTCTAAAGATTTGGAGAAAAATGCCTAAAGACTGGCTTCTCCAGAGCACTGTGATCGACTCCTGTGACATGGTAGCTAATTTTGTGGTGTGGTATTGTCTTGGAGTGCTGTCTCTTGATGAGGAATGGTAAGTTTCTCACTTCTTTACTTTGACCCATATCCTCACTTCCAAAGTATGGCCACTTCAATTCCTGTCCTCCAACAAAGTAGCAAGTTGAGCTTTCTTGGTGGTGAATGCCATGCAGCTGTAGGGACTGGGAGATCAGCAGGAGGCTACTGTGTCTGTGACTTTGTCTAGTGTCCTGTGCATAGGGAGAAGAAAATAATCGCTTAAATGACGACAGGGAGGATTTGGGTTATGAACAAAGGAAGCCTTCATGGCTGCAGAGAGTTACCAGGACACATGATCATTGGCAGTATAGAACtcctttcctaaatattttaggcAGTGAACTCTGGAATTGTTTCGGTACAGTCCTACCTTGGGGCAGGGAACAATCCCCAGCAGACTCAAGTGTTCCTTCAAATTCTAGGAAGCTATAACATGAcatgtctttttttctcctttcttttcttgacATATTATTGTGTTCAAAAGCTTTCATTAGATACAgccaacaatgaaaaaaatgcatatatttggAATTCCTTCCAATAGTCTTTTCTTGGAAAACTATTTAATTGCATGAGCTTTTCCAGATGTAAGCCTCACTCTATGGGAAATAACAAAGAATTTGTGAATTAAGTAAATTATCCTGCCTGCCTTTATGCTATTTTTTCCTGCATGGTTATATATTATAGACAGAATGTTGAGGTGAATCATGAGAATTTGTTAGCAAATGCACTCTCAGAATTGTTTTGcttaataaaaatcaaatttcgTAAGAAAAAAGCAACGAGCtgttttacatttataataatactagtggcccagtgcatgaaattcatgcacggagggggggggtggttccctcagcccagcctgcaccctctctaattggacatccctctcgcaatctgggactgctggctcctaaccgctcacctgcctgaccacccctaactgcctctgcctgcctacttgattgcccctaatccctctgcctgcctgcctgatcgaccctaactgcctctgcctgcctggctgatcgcccctaactgccctcccctgctggcctgatcttgcccccaactgccctcccctgctgggctgatctcttccataactgccctccccttgccatcctagttgcccccaactgccctgccctcccctgctggcctgatcttccctaactgccctccccttgctgtcctgattgcccccactgccctcccctgctggcctgatccccccaacggcccttcccagccagcctgatcttgccccaactgacctctcctgcaggcctgatctctcccccaactgccctcctctgctggccaatttggttctgattggtcagtttctatgccaatcagcgtcaaaagctccgcctcctgtgcagccattggctcctcacacttcacccagagttggttctgattggtctgtttctatgccagtcagcgtcaaaagctccacctcatAGGCATCCATTAGCTCCTCACatttgacccagatttggttctgattggtcagtttctatgccagtcagcatcaaaagctcctcctcctaggcagccattggctcctcacagttgacccagatttggttcttttttttttggggggggggggtgctgtttATTAAGTGGTTATTACAGGGATCAGACCACATAAGTGGTGTCAGCCGTGGGAATGTGACCTGTCAGTGTTGATCACAAAGCCCCCAAGGCTGGTCCTGGTGAGCCCCAAggtcagaaatgaaactgaaaggcCTCAGTCACATGCTGCTTCCTGGTGTCCAGGCTggacagcagggaggagatgCCCATGACATGCCAGGTCTCCCCATCGGACACCACCAGGGTCTGGTAGGACAGCagctgcatgcctgcctctgccaggagcccagTCATGGTAGGCAGCATGGCAGGGTTGGAGGGCTGAGCGCAgaacaggagcaggggcagaccCCTGTGGAGAGGCACTTCTGGTCTGAAGGAAGCTCCGTTGAGTGCCTGAAGCACAGGTGTGGTGCCCTGGACAAAGCCCAGAGCCTGGTAgggggcacctgccagggccatGCTCAGGAGGCCTTCCCCACATCCTTGCTCTCCTGGCACAGTGGGGTTATGGGAGGTGGTTACATTGAGGCCggcctccttcaccagcagctTAGCGTTCACATCCGCATGATTGGAAGCATCTTTGAGGAGGCCGACAATGACTGTGGGGCTCAGGCAGTTCCTGGCATTCTTCAGGGATAAGCCCTGCGTTACCACCTGGATGGTCCCTTTGGGGGACCCTGCCCAGGCTCACATCAGAGTTCCCAGAGCTTCTGCCAGACCGATCCAAGGTTTGGTGCACGGAGAGAAGGCCCTGGTAAGGGCCTGGGCATTCACGACCCCCGCGATGGCTCTCCCCTTCACCATGTCCATGAACTGGACAGTGATCTCCTCCCCACAGcggctctgggcctccttggtgctgGCGCCCAGGAGGGGGCAGCTAATGATGTTCTCGTGGTCCACCAAGGCACGGTCCCGAGGCCGCTCCTCCGTGAACATGTCCAGCGCTGTGCCCGCACACTGCCCCGactgcagggcctggagcagggcaccCTTGTCCACGATCCCTCCGCAGGCACAGTTCACCACACGCACACCCTTCTTGCACAAGGCGAAGGTGCTGTTGTTTAGCAGGCCTGTCCTGGAGGGCGGGAGAGGGGTGTGCGCAGTGAtgaagtcacagaggggccagatctcctccaggggcagctgctgaatGCTGAAGGAGGCCAAGACCTCTGGTGAGATGATGGGGTCATACCCTACAGTCTTCATCCCGAAGGAATGCATCCAGACAGCCACCTCTCTCCTGATCCTCCCCAGGCCAAGAATTCCCAGGGTCTTTCCATTCCATCTGGTTCCCACGAACTTCTTTCGGTTCCATTTGCCATTCTTCATCGAAGCCATAGTCTGGGGAATCTGCCTGGCCAGACACATGATCATCCCACAGGTGAGCTCCGCAGCACTAAGTCTGTTCCCATTGGGAGTGTTCATGACCAGGATGCCCTTCCTCGTGGCGGCCTCCAGATCCACGTTGCCGATGCAGGTGCCGGCTCTGCCCACCACCTGGAGCTTCTCTGCTGTGTTGATGATATCTGCAGTCATCTTGGTGGCTGAGCAGAGGATAAGGCCTTTGCAGTCCTGCAGCTCGGCTATCAGCTCCTCTTTGCTCAGGTTCTGCTCCTCCACCACCTGTAGCCCTCCATCTTGCAGGATCTTCTGGCAGCAAGGGTCCAGGCTGTCACAGATGAGCACTTTCTGTAGATTTGCAAAAGCCATTGCTGGAGCTGGCCTCAGGATCTACAGCTCTCCCTGGACAGAAACACCTCTAAtcccccagatttggttctgattggtcagtttctatgccagtcagcgtctctgggcctatcaactgggcctgatca from Eptesicus fuscus isolate TK198812 chromosome 5, DD_ASM_mEF_20220401, whole genome shotgun sequence harbors:
- the LOC103287298 gene encoding LOW QUALITY PROTEIN: D-3-phosphoglycerate dehydrogenase-like (The sequence of the model RefSeq protein was modified relative to this genomic sequence to represent the inferred CDS: substituted 1 base at 1 genomic stop codon), whose amino-acid sequence is MAFANLQKVLICDSLDPCCQKILQDGGLQVVEEQNLSKEELIAELQDCKGLILCSATKMTADIINTAEKLQVVGRAGTCIGNVDLEAATRKGILVMNTPNGNRLSAAELTCGMIMCLARQIPQTMASMKNGKWNRKKFVGTRWNGKTLGILGLGRIRREVAVWMHSFGMKTVGYDPIISPEVLASFSIQQLPLEEIWPLCDFITAHTPLPPSRTGLLNNSTFALCKKGVRVVNCACGGIVDKGALLQALQSGQCAGTALDMFTEERPRDRALVDHENIISCPLLGASTKEAQSRCGEEITVQFMDMVKGRAIAGVVNAQALTRAFSPCTKPWIGLAEALGTLMXAWAGSPKGTIQVVTQGLSLKNARNCLSPTVIVGLLKDASNHADVNAKLLVKEAGLNVTTSHNPTVPGEQGCGEGLLSMALAGAPYQALGFVQGTTPVLQALNGASFRPEVPLHRGLPLLLFCAQPSNPAMLPTMTGLLAEAGMQLLSYQTLVVSDGETWHVMGISSLLSSLDTRKQHVTEAFQFHF